TTCCCCTGAGACTGTTAGgtatcaatttaaaaattttcagtGTTTAACAGCGTTTTTCTGTGTGTCTAGGAGGGTCCACATCATCACCGAAGAGGACCACGGGACAGCGAGGAttcaccaccgaagaggaccacGGGACAGCGAGGAttcaccaccgaagaggaccacGGCACAGCGAGGatcaccaccgaagaggatCCCTGGACAACGAGGATCGCCGCCGATCCCCGAGATTCACGCACATTCGGatgaagacaacaacaaaagatggtacggttgagtatgcgcttatttttattctattttgtGATTTGTGTGTGCCTTAAAAACGTGTTTCCTATTCCCTTTCCCCTACGTTTATTTCCCTATTCATTATGGCAAGGTGGTAAGTCTCACTATGGATGCACCTTACACTGGTCACTCAATTCTACGTAACATTTAGCTCACAGTTCGTTCACTGATGGTATTAGTATTAATGCACCGGTTAGGGATTAGGTAATTCTGGTTGGTGGAGGTTTAACAATACTTTTTGCTTTCAgaacagtaaaacaaaataaattgatAAACTTTATCTGCCGTCTTCTTATTGAATACGAGTGGTGTTTTGAAAGAAgctgactttttaaaaaataaagattactgtaaaaaaaaaattaataaaaaattagtGCGGGTCTAATTAGGACGGGGTGGCCGGGTTGCGCACCCCGATAAAGCTACCCGATTAAAACCTGACGGGGCAAAATTTACAACCCGATTCACCCCGAAATCGAAAATGAACCGCCCCGAACCGCAAAAGCATTCGACCCGATCACCCCAAGGCCGAGGACTATTTGAgcgaaatgattttctttagaatttaaaagaTTCCTATAAGGTGTGCAATGCTGATTGATGATGATGTGTCTTCGCACCGCACACAAATTTTGCCATCAGTCACGAAATTTTGACGTTCCAGTATTATAATGTCTATGAACAATTTCGGGTTATATAGAAAGTCCGACGCGCTTGTGCCATGCGAGAATCTATTACGTTTCTCAAAAAGCCCAAACTAGAAAAGGTGAAAACGGTTTCACCCTCAACCTTTTCGCAATCGTTATCCGTtgtgattttgaaaaaattctatttctcGAATAATCACGCGCTGGCCATTAACATATctcacataaaaaaataagaattcaaaactgaaaaatgtCATCAATTGGATTTATAATGGTAGGATTTCTGAAACTGCGTGGTAATAGAAGCTCTACTTTATAATCCGGctgatggggggggggaataaaatgatgctatttttcatttttatttagtcTTTAAATTTACGATTGATGCGGTTAATGGCCATCGCGTGTAGCTTTACAAGCGAGCCATAACTACCATGgcctttctcttttaaaaaaaaacgagcaaaatacgttccatttttttaaaaatatataattcaGGGTTACATAAAATTTGCATGTGAGAAGATGATCGATCCGTAACCGATTCATTTTACTTTCACGTTGAAAGCTGTTATCCGCACAATCATCGCCTCCTTTTCAacaactgattttttttagatgaatACCTTCCCAGAGGTGTTTATCGATTGATCACtttcaatatatttttaatgtaaaaaaaaaacatggcacTGATTGAGCTAGCCCAATGGATAAAATATCAAAGATCTATGTCAAGCGATCAGCATCTTATCTatcagggaaaaaaaaacgtgaagagTGAAAGTATGCAGGGTTGTAATATCCGGaatgtgtgtgagtgtgtgtgtgtgtgtgtgtgtgtgtgcaataGAGGTATTACGCAGCAGCCAATGCGGCACCTACTGGAAATGAAACAAGGAATCgggtcaaaaacaaaacaaaacaaaaaataatactcattttctttacaaaatgGGCAAGTGTCCAAAATGAGACGTGTATTATGTACATGCACAAACAACATTAATTATCTACATCAAAGATTTCTTAGGAACTGGACGAATTctatttaattcttttgtcGGCCAACCGCTAAATTCTCTTTTATGTCGAGAATTAAAAACTGGGACTTGTGTGTATTACCAGGtgagctaattttttttttttttcgagtagATCTACCTCTAGAGAAATAGTGCAATTACCATAACAGGATGAAATGCGTGTtccttctatttcttttcgtgtGTTCTCTCTACCCAATTTTGGAACACATAGGAGGCACGCCATGGCGAATCGTTCCTCCGAAGACATTTGGCCTCAGTAAATGTAGGTGGTCTCATCACGACGCAGGGCAAAAATgctcaacatttatttttcccctTCACTCGCCAATGTGACGGATGGCTATCACAACCAACGTCTGgcgccattctttttttcttttttctttttttaacaagtAAATGGCCTGAAAGTGACGATTCACCGATCGTCTTTTTCAGTGAACTCATcatggaaatttttcaaaaaaaaaaacaaaaacaaaaaggagcaCTTTCACCTTCTTCACCCTGAGATCGACCGATATAGGGCCTTTTTGCCCTTGGTGCGGATCACCTTCCGCtggcaaaaaaagaatgctCACGtaggcaacaacaaaatgttaGTTTCCGTCTCATCCGGAATGGCCTGCGTACAAAGACTTTATAGTCCTCCCCATCCACGCATTtttacgaaataaaaaaaaaaaaaagaaagaaatttttcatttcaaaccaTTAGACTTAAAAAGTTCTGGCAATAgccaaacaacaagaaaataaaataaaaaaataaaaaacatttgtgatCATAAAAATTTGTCATCGTCGATACATCAGTAAATCTTAGTTCAGTCAGATGTTGTCCTTTTTCTCTATACACGATTTATGATTCTTTTATTTGAAACGATCATtatatacgtttttttttttctttagccgGAATGCGTTCCGGAGTCCGCGCGTTGTTAAAGGCtaccgtttttcttcttctccccccccccactcccaTCACctttacttttattttcctggattattaaaaaaaaaagaaagaaaaaagagagagagaaaaatacaCGCGGgtatagaaagaaaagggagggagCGGAGACAgggagagaaaagagacggCCCGGACCCTGACCTCAATTCCGCCCGGTTCCCTCCTCCCTGAAatctatttcttcttcttctactagATTTTGTGactctccgtttttttttttttttttaaatgcaggGGGGTaaatatgtatattttttaaattaaatgttttgcCCGGTTTCATCGAcgttatcatttttaaatgataaTCGGTGTGTTAATCacagtactttttttttttaaatcagtaAAACGCGGGATAACTGCCACACcctttgaaaaagaacaggGCGATGCGGATAAGGATTTTTCGTTGAATTTTGACACGACGATTAAATCGGATTTTACGAAATTATTCAAAGAACGAGGTGAAGGGATCGCCGATTGTCTTGTTCCATCGAAAGTGGGTCGCGTTGACACTTGCAATCCAGACTCTATGATAtacatttgaaagaaaaaaaaaatgaacgatttGTTCTCATTTCTTTATACACTTTTTGGGCGCAGTTCATGTAATAAAACATGCAACATTACGACATCTACGcgtatgaaataaaaaagacaaaaagccTTTTTGgcaggtgttttttttttttcaaacgttctccatttttaaaagatCGCAAAaatcccttttatttttcgaaagGAATGCTCTCTGCTTTTTAGCGTGTTAACATATGTGCCATCAGTCATCATGGCAATTTATACCTGTCTCTTTTTCTATGGCTTTAGTTGGATCTGCaaggaaaaggggggggggggaattctttttttgaatttcacaTCTCGCCGAATTCCCTTTCAATGGCCAAAATGGTCTAATTCGCTACGGACTCCACCCGAACGACCACGCCCTATCGTGTCTCTATATAATTGGGTAGcctccattttattttttgtggcGTGATGGACCCCCCTGATTATCTTCGACCACCCCCCTAGCCGAATATTCACGCAACTCTATTGTTGATTTTCTTACTTGATGACTGATGTAAAAATGTTTGTGTATGCCATCacatttacgttttttttttttgtccaagagagagagagaggcaaacCTTGGCAAGGCGACCGCAAATTCTTTGAAACTGTTTCTATCATTGTCTACACATCATCAGGGTAAAGACAAGGCCATAGGTCACAGTGAGcaggttccttttttttatatatattcaaaaaaaaaatgatcgaaTTTCCGATTTTTATGGTAATTGgcatttctttgttgtttgtcGCACACCTTGGGAGATAAAAAGGTACGTGTACAGTGAAATGAGACACGCCTTGACCTTGCCTTCTATGTCTCCTTTCCCCATTCCTCGCGCACTCGATATTCTCAATTCGTGTGTTTTGGCTGTTtcacgatgttttttttttgcattttcgaAATTCTCCTTTCGAAATAATTATTCATCATAGCGCGGATGTCGTCACGAATTGTTCAGATCAAATCGACGGgatcgcaaaacaaaaaaatgctgtCGATTTTTGTCTGACCTCGAAACGATGGTCTCGTTATGACGTCACCTATCCTTGATTTTTGGTTCGAAATCTCTTTCTCGTTCGGGCACAGACGTCACGCAGTTCAAAGTTCCCAGCGTTTCATAACGGATTTGTCACTATCCACCTTAAAGGGGCGCAATCATCATTATCGCAATCTACACGAACACGCACTTCGTCATCGTTAGCGAcacaatgtgtgtgtgtgtgcaacaaacaaacacacacacaaatcaaaGCAGCTCGTGACGTCACACTGACCTCATTAGCATCCATCGATTTTGTAGGGAAGAAAAAGCGGTTAAACagtgaaaagaaacacaagttgcgtaaactcgttttttttttcctattaaaataCGTTCACGCCATTTAATTGGCTCATTATCTACGTTTCTAATTAGAGAGAAATGCAAATGGCTGTCGAACGTACAATCGATGCGGGCACCTGCATTTCACCCAAACTGTCGTGAAAcgatttcaaatcaaaaatcCAATACAAACTTTCGacccccttcttctttttctcataGGGTCCACACCTTTTCTAAGCACatccttctcatttttttttctggaggtgCAGGGACGTACCGGATGATTTTGTACAGGAGGGGGGAAGGGCGAGTAAATCTATATATCTCAATATACCTGTGTTTGCGCGTATATGCCGGAGCCCCTtgtcagaagaaaaaaaaaaaaaggaaaagggaaacaCAACCTTGTCCGAACgacttctctctttctctcttaccTTCTCATTGTACAAGGCagggttctctttttttttttttttgctatagcTCGCTTTATATAgccgagaaagagagagagataatcCCGCACCCGTCAGTCAACCGTCGAACGCTGTCGGGCACAGCCGCACTGGCTATTTGCTcccaaactgttttttttttgtgttgtacagtattttaatttgtttaGAGAATTTAGTTTAAGAAAAGTGCGTTATCAAATGTCGGTGAATTTTTTGGAGATCAACAGTGTTGCCGTCATGTCGAGCGTTCACCTATCGATTTGAGAAAAGAATTTCATCGACTGATTGGAGGGGGGACAACTAACGAGTTGACGAGAAAGcaattacattttatttatctaattaaaaaaaaaatttttaaattgttatcAACAAAGCTATTTGGATCAGTGATGGATTGTAATCGCCGTCGTTGCTGGTTAACGTCTTTATCGGACGGTAAGTCGAACACGAAATCTGTTTGTTATTTATTCAATCGCGTGTGTCGCCTCTGGGCTTAAACACAAGTATGCAATACGATTGCCGATTAAAATGCAATCGGGTTTTTATCAAAGCCcaatcatttttattggtTCAAACATCgacaaaaatttgaatatagaATATAAATACCATATATTTATTCTAAAATGATAGctccttattttgtttttttatttaccgtACATTGCACTACcggcatttgttttattttattttttaggttAAACCAATCGTAGccgacattgaaaaaaaaaaaaaaatgtgtgtgtgttccactCCCACGTAAAAGGTCGTTTCATTATGGGCGTTcgatcagctgtttttttgtttttttttcccacagcATATGTAAATGTAGAGTAGCCGTGAGTTGTTCAAGGTTTTGCAAAATCTCGTTCTCCTCGGCCCCCTATCGCGATTGCCACCTTTTGGTTCTAACTGTCCCCGATGCGCCAAACTGTTCCATAATAACCGCTCAAACTCGTTATGGCTCGTGTGAGCGGCTGGACAAAAAATCGCCAATCCTTGAAcgaccttccttttttttcttcttgtttattcagtatcttaaaaaaaaaaaatcttttattttttcgcgatgataaataataaaaaagcagGCCACCTTGTCCCCCGACACGCTGTCTGCTACGCCAACAGAATAGCTGATCGTGCGGGATTATCGGAGCAGCTATCCAGGCAATTATTCCGAACGGCATTGCATTCCGTCCTTGATGAACACTATTTTTAttggtattgttttttttgttttttttttgtttttgcgccGATTGGCTCTCATCAATCATCATTTTCTTATAAGGACTTTGTGTGGATTTATTTTAGCCTTCAGCTTTGATTTTGATTGGGCGACCTACGcgttcaataaaaaaaaaagtgagaggAGCAACCgtacatattttttctttgaagaattaaaacaaaacaaaaacacaaaaaaaaatgagagtttaagaaaaaacaaaaaaaaacaatcccgtCTGTACAACCTTCTCTTCATCGAACTCCATCGTCACCTGTGCACGCGATAAGAGAGactccctctttcttttttcgcttccACAAAtgatgtgtttttctttttacaatttGACACAGCGGGACGCGAGTGAAAGgaattcttcttttcgaaatgCGAGAGAAAGAACGtccaaaataataaatacgtacgaaataatgaatgaaaacattttggagaatatcaaaagaaaagaaacaaaaaatggactCAAACATGAAACGACCGCGCCCGTATTTCTAGGAAAAATCGCTTCTagtttgaagaatggcttaaaaataagagaaagaccttttgtttatttttttttttttaggacgAAAATTtctgaagaaagaaaacaaaaaccggtAGCAAAATATGTTGGTCACACATGCTGTTCCTTTCTATTACGGCTGTCATGGAAGACTATCACCATGCagttttgtatttgtttttgaaatgtaaGAAACGTGTCGAAATCGGGCGAGCTTGCACGTGTGATTAATGCGTTCAGTAAATCTAGGATATATAGGTATATCTAAAAGCCGATTTGAATAAGAGCGCTGTCCCAATCCCGCGTGATAAAATCCGGTTGGTAACAGCGTTTCAGTGTTGTGtgacaagtacatttgatacTCAGTTATTGGAAGTtatgaaagcaaaagaaacaagtgcGGTAGCCAATCGAATATTCTGTACAATcagaaaatgaaagcaaaatgcTATGCGCTTAGTTCTTACCTGTTGACAACAGTTGCATATCATTAGGACCCGTTTCGAATTGCTGTAAGTAGAAGGGTTGCATTTCGAGGGATCGCCTCTTATTTTAACGACTCGTGATGGCAGTGAACTTTGACGCCCCCGAGTGTTGTTTTCAAATCACAGTGTAGTGAACATGACTCGGAATGCACCTTTCACTCTCTCGAGCGTGTCAGAGACGCACACGCGAATTATGAATGCCCTGTCTGTAGATGGCCAACGGGTTCCCGGAAATCTCAACACACGCTCCTTAATTAGACTGCGCAAAAATCATAACACCAGTATAGGAAACTTCCTgctcttactttttttttagtgttcaCTTGTAACAAAATGTGacaggcaaaaaaacaaaggggggACCTTCAAATTTGAAGGTTTGCGCCCCGCACGCGAAAATGCAAATCATTGGCGCAgaattttaattctttgacTGCTGCCCACGCTTTAGAAACATTTATATCAAGGTGATAGCATAATGAAAAAACCCTGGGTACGCTTTAATCAttgcttttgaaaaaagagagagagagagagagagagaaacccCATGAATTTGCATTGCAATTTCACGGTCATTGCAAAACGAAGGATGTGCGTTGTTTTAATTGGGCCTTTTAATTTCTGCAAAAATAGCTGACCGATGAAGAAATCATGCGtccattgaaaaaacaaaacacgagaGTTGCATTCAGCTTTTAATtgcacacgcaaaaaaaaaaaatatcatagGTCATCTGTTCTTTGGAaccgataaaataaaaaggacacGACTGGACGGCGTCTCGCATTTGGCCGCCTGCCCGTCTGCCACATTAAAAACTATGCGTTTTACTTCTTAGaattgtttaaaataaaaatccgaGTCATCTTATTGAATAAATCCTCCCTCGGCGTGAATAGAAGAATTTAAACTTTCCCCTTTTGAGAttacgagaagaaaaagaaaagaagtgaTGTCGTTGTCTTGGCTgaacgcaaaagaagaagaaggaaaaagtaaaagtagAGCAGAGTAACTAAAACCGCGATGATTGGCTGTTGGgtagagaagaaagaagaagaagacgaaaaaaaaaaaaaaataataataaataaataaaaagtgagcggaaaaaaaaaggcaaatggaACGGGGAAAGGAATGGCGGTCACGATTCGAAGCCAAGGTCGGGGACGTGAGCAAATATCAAAGAATCCCAcgtcttcatttcttttttcttttttctagatCTATTCGCCCACGTCGGATAGAAatgcgtgtaaaaaaaaaccacaaacaaacaaaaagaaaaaaaagactttcttttcatttccatttcaaCATCATCGTGATTAGCAACTTGAAAAGAGTCCCGCGCGGGATCGTCCGATTTCCGATATGCGCAGCATTGCCATATATGGAGAATGAgtcttccttttatttttgttttgcatttacATCCGCCAAACTGCAAGTTGCAAATAGGCGaatagtttcatttttttttttttttttttttttttgttgagggCGCCAACTATTTAGCCCCGTTTTCTCCCCATTGGGCTGTGAACTTTCACATCCTCTTTAccccagcaaaaataaaattgcgcAACCttctttgatatttttttttttttgttttctttggcaaACTCCcacggaaaagaaaacggcatTTACGAAGCTGGAAAGAGAAATATCTAAAACGTTTTCAGTTGGTCTCTGCGTTCGACTCATTACGACCGCCAATGATTTTTTGTCGTTTCACAGTGCCGCAATGCAACGTCTTCTTGCTACTAGTGGCCGTTCTTGTTTGCACGAGCCAGGCCGTACCTGTTGGCATGCCACAGGTGAGTTCCCCATCATCTGATAGACTctttcaattgtttatttaaaaattaaaaacaatttgaaacgaAGATCGCTGACATGCCGTCCATCGGCGCATCCGGTTTCTCTTGCGAGGGAAAAGTCATCGGCGGTTACTACGCCGATATCGCTAGCGGATGCCAAATGTTTCACGTTTGCACTCTCGGCCAAGAaggtaaattatttttattgaattagaAATTGAAACGGGTATGaccgttattttttttttcgtttaggAGAAATACAAGATATCAAGTTCCTTTGCCTGGCCGGGACCGTCTTTGATCAAGAAACGAGGGTAATGATTTCGCAACGAAATATTTGCCGTTGACCcgaatttctaaaaaaataaaaacaatttccaatttgatttcattcgTGATGGATGTAGGTGTGCGAAAGAGTCGACGAAGTGGATTGCGCAAACTCGGAAGCCTTTTACAATCTCAATTTGGACCTCTACGGCCAACACGGTCTCATCTTgtaagattttcatttttcgataATCATTTTGGcccaatttgaaattgaattttcgatGTATCGCCACACAGGCAGACGGGTCGTAAAGTGCCCTCGGGCGAGGCAGGCTCTTTCGCCGACGAGCACAATGTCCAGCAGACGGACACGTTCTACGACTACGCCGATTACGATGACGTAGCGCCCGTCACGTTGACTGCCACTTCAACTTCGACTGAACCGATGACGACGTCAACagagccaacaacaacaacaacaattgcaacaacaacaacaacaactgatCCACCGACGTCCCCAGTCATCCCAGAATTACCGTTAATTAAATGTTTCTTAATAAAGCAAACGAATTTAATTACTGATTTGATTCAAAATGATAGAACATTCAGCGAGCCGCCAAATGAATTATCTTCTTCGACTTTACCACCTCCGCGCTCGACAACGGAAGTACAGCCGGAAGTGCCATCGCGACGCCCTAGTGACATCGCCGAGGACGAGGACGTCTTGAGGTTGTTGGGTCAAATCGAAGCCGACGTTCCGCGAATTCCATTTTTCGGTAAACCTTCCAGCGGGAGCCGCGGCGCGTTCCATCCGCGCATTAGGAGGGACGCCGTGGAACCTTCTTCCACTCCGACGCCGAAGAGAAACAGGACCAGAAGACCCGGAACGGGACGTCGAGTCTACAATTCGACGACGCTACGCTACGCCAGTGAAACGGTACCGACTCCATCACCTACTCCGGCTGATAACACAGGGCCGTTCACCTGCATCGGTCGTATTAATGGAGGCTTCTATGCTGACGTGTCCAGCGGTTGCAGACGATTCTATACCTGTggggttggaaaaaaaaacaggtagaGAATTAATCAAGTTttccaaaatgaattttttttttttaaacataatgATGTTATGTAGAGTGGTGTCGCACGCTTTTACGTGTGGTGTTGGGCTACTCTTTGACCAGGCGACGTTGACATGTCAAGACGTTGATAAAGTGGATTGCTCTTTATCACCGAATTTCTTCTATCTAAACGACCCTGCCCTACGTCCAGGTAATTTCTAGCCAATGGGGATTGAAGGTATTGATTAatgttatatattttttttatagccgTCACAGAACCAACAGTGACGGATACGTTTCAATCGTTTAAAACGACTACACCTCCTCCTGAAACAACATCCTAGGATTATCTAATTTCTTCttgtataaaataaaaagtctTAAACATTCGTTGTGACCGCTGTCGGATTGATTAGTCTTGTGCCATTGATTTCGATATCAAGAATACATTCCTATCACAGAATATTTAGTGacattatttattaatttttttttttgcactcgTCACACGTGAGCATTGATTAAATCTTTGACAAATTCGAAATAGTTATACTTGATGTCGTACTCCATGTCGTACCAATAGTTGACGGCTATGCATCCGTGCGATTGGCGGACGTGGTGGAACCAAAGAGAAGGCAGGTAAAGCATTTCACCTTTGTGAACGCGGCAGTGAATTTGTCGAGCATTTTTGTATTTGGGATATTTGTTGTAATCTGGATTTAATGGGTCTATGTCTATCCAGGGAATAGCTCCATCACCTTCAGGTACGATTTTTAATTCGCCATCAACTTCTTGGTAACCAGCTGTGGGATAATTGACATAAGGTATCCAGGGCTGGTCTGTAGGGGGATGTAGGATGAAATCTTTGTGGCCAGAAACAACACAGTACATATTCTCATATGGATCCTTGTGCACTGCAAAGGATGTGTCATGATTAGGTGGATGCCTTTTTGTGATACTTTTAAGTGATTAGGGCCAGTACTTGATGTGATTGCTCGCTCATCTCCCATCCAGAAATTGACAGCATCTGGCTTGGCACCAAACAGTGTAGAAACCCATTCAATCTCATTGGCAGAATCTGCAATCAGTTCGGGAAACTCTTGTGTGAGATTAGAATTCTGCTTTTGGATGTAGTGAACTCTATCTTCAACAGGGTTTTCCAGTGAACACAAGAACTGATCTATGGGCATTACTTTTTCTAGGGGCAGGACAAAATGTCCATCCGTGACAGCGTCAGCATAGCCATTAGGGGTGACGGTGACTGTGACATCTTTTGTCCCATAGTGCTGCCTGTGATAAAAATTAGAATGACATTACGAATTCATTAATAGCAAGATACGAACACAACCTAAAATATTCAATGTTCCATTTCGATAGGGCTGGCCAGCTGGCGAAAGCATTACGAATAATCACAGGTCGATTTTGGGCCACAAAGTTACGATAGAATTCCAAGCAAGTCGGTAATTCTTCCAGGTGCGTTACGCTCGTTGATAAATAGAGTTCTAAATAACGATCGTTATAAGACCAATTTTACTACTAAATCATATGCTAGCCAACCAAAAGCTTCATTGGAAAGTTTCTCAAACGCGTTTGTTGACATTTTTCACGAACATGCTGTAGCAGACAGATAAACAACTGCAAGCTTAGTGACGTCATATGCCGGTAATTCGTCTCTGGCGGGCTAtttgatttacatttttaataAGTTTCCCTGCAGCTGTgcatcaagaaaagaaaattcgaagCTACACGTGAATATTTCCTACAGATTTAGAAAAGGTGTGGTTACATTCTGACGTAAGCGAAGGTTAGCCTCATTTGCATTGATCTCAATGTTTTTACATAAGAACTAGCCGTAAGGTTGGGAATACAACGCAGAAAAAAACAGGGTAGGGGTAGGAAGCAATTGAGAAGGACGGGAACGAAAACTGGGTCTCCTACCCTTCCCGTTGGAAATGTGTCGGAGAAAAGCAAGGAAGTTATTAAGTAACCTTGAATTTTCAGCTTTtggtttgcattttttttagacGTATAATTTGCAAACGTCCAAAGGCAAGGGCACGATGAAGGACACAGGTGTTAGTTCCCATCTTTTTTTACCGTTTCAGCTCAATTGGTTTTC
This genomic stretch from Daphnia carinata strain CSIRO-1 chromosome 4, CSIRO_AGI_Dcar_HiC_V3, whole genome shotgun sequence harbors:
- the LOC130695171 gene encoding bifunctional peptidase and (3S)-lysyl hydroxylase Jmjd7-like; translated protein: MSTNAFEKLSNEAFELYLSTSVTHLEELPTCLEFYRNFVAQNRPVIIRNAFASWPALSKWNIEYFRQHYGTKDVTVTVTPNGYADAVTDGHFVLPLEKVMPIDQFLCSLENPVEDRVHYIQKQNSNLTQEFPELIADSANEIEWVSTLFGAKPDAVNFWMGDERAITSMHKDPYENMYCVVSGHKDFILHPPTDQPWIPYVNYPTAGYQEVDGELKIVPEGDGAIPWIDIDPLNPDYNKYPKYKNARQIHCRVHKGEMLYLPSLWFHHVRQSHGCIAVNYWYDMEYDIKYNYFEFVKDLINAHV
- the LOC130694335 gene encoding uncharacterized protein LOC130694335; this encodes MDCNRRRCWLTSLSDVPQCNVFLLLVAVLVCTSQAVPVGMPQIADMPSIGASGFSCEGKVIGGYYADIASGCQMFHVCTLGQEGEIQDIKFLCLAGTVFDQETRVCERVDEVDCANSEAFYNLNLDLYGQHGLILQTGRKVPSGEAGSFADEHNVQQTDTFYDYADYDDVAPVTLTATSTSTEPMTTSTEPTTTTTIATTTTTTDPPTSPVIPELPTFSEPPNELSSSTLPPPRSTTEVQPEVPSRRPSDIAEDEDVLRLLGQIEADVPRIPFFGKPSSGSRGAFHPRIRRDAVEPSSTPTPKRNRTRRPGTGRRVYNSTTLRYASETVPTPSPTPADNTGPFTCIGRINGGFYADVSSGCRRFYTCGVGKKNRVVSHAFTCGVGLLFDQATLTCQDVDKVDCSLSPNFFYLNDPALRPAVTEPTVTDTFQSFKTTTPPPETTS